The Mycobacteriales bacterium DNA window CGACTACGAGACCAGTAGGTCGCTCGACCGGTCGTGAGGGTGCGGTGCAGGGCTTCGTCATCCATCCAACCGACCATGAGCACTTCGCCGGTGTCGTACTGCTGGGCGACCGCGGGAAAGAGGCCATCACGGTCCCGCTTGAGCCGAACGGCGATCTCCGGATCGAGGTTCGACGGGCGGGCGGGGGGAACCGAAGATTCAACGGACACCGCACCATTGTGTCCCGGGAGCGCCACCACCCGAGCCGGGGAGGGGACAACTGACGCCGACCCGAGGGCGGTCCGAACCGCGAACGCGGGTGAGCCGGGGGCAGGCGCTGATCGCGCTGTGCGTCGCCGCGGCCGTCGTCGAGGCGTTGCTCGTCGTCCTGCTCGGGCCCGCGGCGGCGATCGCCCTGGCCCCCCAGGTGAGTGGACTTGCACCGATCGGCGTGTTCCACGACCTGCGCTGGCTGCTCGTGTTCACCGACTCGTGGACGACGTTCGGATTCGAGCTGGGGGCCCTGCTCGTCGTGCGCACGGTGTTCACCGCGGCCTGCGTCCGGCTGGCCTGGCCGGCCGGGCGGGCGGCTCCCTCCTGGCGCTCCCTGCTGCTCCGATCGCT harbors:
- the hisI gene encoding phosphoribosyl-AMP cyclohydrolase, producing the protein MSVESSVPPARPSNLDPEIAVRLKRDRDGLFPAVAQQYDTGEVLMVGWMDDEALHRTLTTGRATYWSRSRRAYWVKGETSGHQQWVKAVALDCDADTVLVRVDQVGAACHTGDRTCFDRQVLEATVGAP